In one window of Carassius auratus strain Wakin chromosome 28, ASM336829v1, whole genome shotgun sequence DNA:
- the nags gene encoding N-acetylglutamate synthase, mitochondrial isoform X2 — MPLHRRLHPDAPLSFSLSLSLSRSSALLMAVVNSGSSGCRTVVMAGHFWARRPALRQQRSLPSVNQRMRASSAAGHGGKNSAWSQQEPPNYLWSNRTLIYRDVKAFLKEIGGDPREARYWLTHFQRAGSFPAFAVLEVDTSVFDSHEMVQSLAFGLSFLQRMDMKLVVVMGLPPDLEEEDGAKTETKSSLARTTMVKHCQALTEALQHNSANVMPFFSSEALLQLQHTQDESSGLSVVVNSALLQWTLDCRVIPLVCPVGRDASGRSSVLRPIQVTAAISQSLQPLKVIFLNSSGGIRNQNHKVLGLVSLPGDLSGLKDVEHRRVSAIAQLLNLLPAESSAVLTSADTLLTELFSHKGSGTLFKNGDPIHRYSSLDDIDTDRLLALINKSFEKNLREDYIASLKGRLHSIYLSQGYSAAAIITTEPVNSGTPYLDKFVVSSSKQGQGTGQILWECIRQDLGKLFWRSRANNRINPWYFKHCDGSFVNGHWIVFWLGLSDIRESYELVEYTKCLPDSFCSHIATGATPLQQPQGS, encoded by the exons ATGCCGCTACACCGCAGACTGCACCCAGACGctcctctgtctttctctctctctctctctctctctcgctcatcGGCTCTGCTCATGGCCGTGGTCAATAGTGGTTCGTCCGGTTGCAGGACCGTGGTCATGGCTGGTCATTTTTGGGCGAGACGGCCAGCCCTGAGGCAGCAGAGGAGCCTACCCTCGGTGAACCAGCGCATGAGGGCATCCAGCGCCGCGGGCCACGGGGGCAAAAACTCGGCGTGGAGCCAGCAGGAGCCCCCCAACTATCTCTGGTCCAACCGTACGCTGATCTACAGAGATGTCAAGGCTTTTCTCAAAGAAATTGGAGGAGATCCACGGGAGGCTCGCTACTGGTTAACACACTTCCAGCGGGCCGGTTCATTTCCTGCGTTCGCGGTTCTGGAG GTTGACACTTCGGTGTTTGATAGCCATGAGATGGTTCAGAGTCTGGCCTTTGGGCTCTCGTTCTTGCAGCGGATGGACATGAAGCTTGTGGTGGTGATGGGCTTGCCTCCTGATTTGGAGGAAGAGGACGGCGCCAAAACCGAGACTAAATCCTCCCTCGCCAGGACTACGATGGTGAAACACTGTCAGGCTTTAACAGAAGCCCTTCAGCACAACTCAGCCAATGTGATGCCCTTCTTTAGCTCAGAGGCCCTCTTACAACTGCAGCACACTCAGGATGAGAGCAG TGGGCTCTCCGTTGTCGTGAACTCTGCTCTTCTGCAGTGGACTCTGGACTGCAGAGTGATTCCTCTGGTCTGTCCGGTGGGCCGCGATGCATCGGGCCGCTCTTCTGTGCTCAGACCCATCCAGGTCACAGCAGCCATCTCGCAGTCACTGCAGCCTCTGAAAGTCATATTCCTGAACAGCTCAGGGGGCATCCGCAACCAAAACCACAAG GTGTTGGGTTTGGTGTCATTGCCGGGAGATCTGTCAGGTCTGAAGGACGTGGAGCACAGACGCGTCAGTGCCATAGCTCAGCTGCTCAACCTGCTTCCGGCGGAGAGCTCGGCTGTCCTCACCTCAGCCGACACGCTTCTCACTGAGCTCTTCAGCCACAAGG GCTCAGGCACCCTTTTCAAAAATGGAGATCCAATTCACAG ATACAGTAGCCTGGATGACATTGATACTGACCGTCTCTTGGCACTGATCAACAAGTCTTTTGAGAAGAACCTGAGAGAGGATTATATAGCTTCTCTCAAGGGTAGACTGCATTCCATTTACCTTTCTCAGGG GTACAGCGCAGCTGCTATAATCACCACAGAGCCTGTGAACAGCGGCACTCCGTACCTGGACAAATTTGTGGTCAGCAGCAGTAAACAAGGCCAAGGAACCGGTCAGATCTTGTGGGAGTGTATTCGTCAGGACCTGGGCAAGCTCTTCTGGAGATCCCGCGCTAACAACCGCATCAATCCCTG GTATTTCAAGCACTGTGATGGCAGTTTCGTAAATGGTCACTGGATTGTGTTCTGGCTCGGCCTTTCGGACATCCGTGAGTCTTACGAGCTGGTGGAGTACACCAAGTGCCTTCCTGACTCCTTCTGCTCTCACATCGCAACAGGAGCAACACCACTTCAGCAACCTCAAGGCTCATGA
- the nags gene encoding N-acetylglutamate synthase, mitochondrial isoform X1 yields MPLHRRLHPDAPLSFSLSLSLSRSSALLMAVVNSGSSGCRTVVMAGHFWARRPALRQQRSLPSVNQRMRASSAAGHGGKNSAWSQQEPPNYLWSNRTLIYRDVKAFLKEIGGDPREARYWLTHFQRAGSFPAFAVLEVDTSVFDSHEMVQSLAFGLSFLQRMDMKLVVVMGLPPDLEEEDGAKTETKSSLARTTMVKHCQALTEALQHNSANVMPFFSSEALLQLQHTQDESSSGLSVVVNSALLQWTLDCRVIPLVCPVGRDASGRSSVLRPIQVTAAISQSLQPLKVIFLNSSGGIRNQNHKVLGLVSLPGDLSGLKDVEHRRVSAIAQLLNLLPAESSAVLTSADTLLTELFSHKGSGTLFKNGDPIHRYSSLDDIDTDRLLALINKSFEKNLREDYIASLKGRLHSIYLSQGYSAAAIITTEPVNSGTPYLDKFVVSSSKQGQGTGQILWECIRQDLGKLFWRSRANNRINPWYFKHCDGSFVNGHWIVFWLGLSDIRESYELVEYTKCLPDSFCSHIATGATPLQQPQGS; encoded by the exons ATGCCGCTACACCGCAGACTGCACCCAGACGctcctctgtctttctctctctctctctctctctctcgctcatcGGCTCTGCTCATGGCCGTGGTCAATAGTGGTTCGTCCGGTTGCAGGACCGTGGTCATGGCTGGTCATTTTTGGGCGAGACGGCCAGCCCTGAGGCAGCAGAGGAGCCTACCCTCGGTGAACCAGCGCATGAGGGCATCCAGCGCCGCGGGCCACGGGGGCAAAAACTCGGCGTGGAGCCAGCAGGAGCCCCCCAACTATCTCTGGTCCAACCGTACGCTGATCTACAGAGATGTCAAGGCTTTTCTCAAAGAAATTGGAGGAGATCCACGGGAGGCTCGCTACTGGTTAACACACTTCCAGCGGGCCGGTTCATTTCCTGCGTTCGCGGTTCTGGAG GTTGACACTTCGGTGTTTGATAGCCATGAGATGGTTCAGAGTCTGGCCTTTGGGCTCTCGTTCTTGCAGCGGATGGACATGAAGCTTGTGGTGGTGATGGGCTTGCCTCCTGATTTGGAGGAAGAGGACGGCGCCAAAACCGAGACTAAATCCTCCCTCGCCAGGACTACGATGGTGAAACACTGTCAGGCTTTAACAGAAGCCCTTCAGCACAACTCAGCCAATGTGATGCCCTTCTTTAGCTCAGAGGCCCTCTTACAACTGCAGCACACTCAGGATGAGAGCAG CAGTGGGCTCTCCGTTGTCGTGAACTCTGCTCTTCTGCAGTGGACTCTGGACTGCAGAGTGATTCCTCTGGTCTGTCCGGTGGGCCGCGATGCATCGGGCCGCTCTTCTGTGCTCAGACCCATCCAGGTCACAGCAGCCATCTCGCAGTCACTGCAGCCTCTGAAAGTCATATTCCTGAACAGCTCAGGGGGCATCCGCAACCAAAACCACAAG GTGTTGGGTTTGGTGTCATTGCCGGGAGATCTGTCAGGTCTGAAGGACGTGGAGCACAGACGCGTCAGTGCCATAGCTCAGCTGCTCAACCTGCTTCCGGCGGAGAGCTCGGCTGTCCTCACCTCAGCCGACACGCTTCTCACTGAGCTCTTCAGCCACAAGG GCTCAGGCACCCTTTTCAAAAATGGAGATCCAATTCACAG ATACAGTAGCCTGGATGACATTGATACTGACCGTCTCTTGGCACTGATCAACAAGTCTTTTGAGAAGAACCTGAGAGAGGATTATATAGCTTCTCTCAAGGGTAGACTGCATTCCATTTACCTTTCTCAGGG GTACAGCGCAGCTGCTATAATCACCACAGAGCCTGTGAACAGCGGCACTCCGTACCTGGACAAATTTGTGGTCAGCAGCAGTAAACAAGGCCAAGGAACCGGTCAGATCTTGTGGGAGTGTATTCGTCAGGACCTGGGCAAGCTCTTCTGGAGATCCCGCGCTAACAACCGCATCAATCCCTG GTATTTCAAGCACTGTGATGGCAGTTTCGTAAATGGTCACTGGATTGTGTTCTGGCTCGGCCTTTCGGACATCCGTGAGTCTTACGAGCTGGTGGAGTACACCAAGTGCCTTCCTGACTCCTTCTGCTCTCACATCGCAACAGGAGCAACACCACTTCAGCAACCTCAAGGCTCATGA